From one Thermatribacter velox genomic stretch:
- a CDS encoding DUF3800 domain-containing protein gives MRDLWGNPVVRCGEYFVFHDESIPNKRWLLIGLSFVKSTDIEKVLNALSEIRSSENYFGEIHFSRLPKSFEGEYGAKARVARSWMQAFERSLAEIVHFSCLAVDRHSPAYDHRRFAHDFHAYNRFTAMALKAGIVWHLGPKELDQLSIEFVSDAKNRATRPDEGVIDNFEEYLPYRAELDSYLAQMQGRRFPTITIRLQLCDSATNDLLQFTDLLLGACQMALVAASIRPVKRRLGEFVVRWCENLKLKPWEQTYGLHRLFSFWGFPNDEGRPYNHMRLKLKLDNGQMSLF, from the coding sequence ATGCGGGACCTTTGGGGGAATCCGGTGGTACGTTGTGGCGAGTATTTCGTCTTTCACGATGAGAGCATTCCCAACAAACGCTGGTTGCTCATCGGTCTGTCCTTTGTCAAGAGCACGGATATTGAAAAGGTCCTAAATGCACTTTCTGAAATTCGTTCGAGTGAAAACTATTTTGGCGAAATCCATTTCAGTCGCCTTCCAAAGTCTTTTGAGGGAGAATACGGGGCAAAAGCCCGCGTGGCTCGCTCGTGGATGCAGGCTTTCGAAAGGTCCCTCGCTGAGATTGTGCATTTCTCTTGTCTTGCCGTTGATCGCCATAGCCCAGCCTATGATCACCGGCGATTTGCTCATGATTTCCATGCCTACAATCGATTTACCGCTATGGCGCTAAAAGCGGGCATCGTCTGGCATCTCGGTCCAAAGGAGCTTGATCAGCTCAGCATCGAATTCGTTTCGGATGCCAAAAACCGAGCCACCAGACCCGATGAAGGGGTGATTGACAACTTTGAGGAATATTTGCCCTATCGTGCGGAGCTTGATTCGTATCTAGCGCAAATGCAAGGCAGACGATTTCCCACTATCACGATAAGGCTACAGCTTTGCGATTCAGCAACAAATGACCTCCTACAGTTTACAGACTTGCTTCTTGGCGCTTGCCAGATGGCACTTGTGGCGGCTTCAATTCGCCCTGTGAAACGAAGGCTTGGCGAGTTCGTCGTCCGGTGGTGCGAAAATCTAAAGCTAAAACCATGGGAACAAACCTATGGTCTTCACCGCCTTTTCAGCTTTTGGGGTTTCCCCAACGATGAAGGTCGTCCCTATAACCACATGCGATTAAAGCTTAAGCTCGACAACGGTCAGATGTCACTCTTTTGA
- a CDS encoding winged helix-turn-helix domain-containing protein, with translation METNEVHVAFEILLEEIETVANAFNDAGAEAFRAGDYERARQAIEEATRLAEFREKVKALQREWAAFSAKGIKRAKRKATRRAKGRLPRGLRTSEDAFRRPILEALVELGGSARIGEVLERVEAKMKHVLNEYDWQPLPSEPNSVRWKNTAQWCRNTLVREGLMKSDSPHGIWEISEAGRKWLKNKSTAVWEGEIGYD, from the coding sequence ATGGAAACCAACGAGGTTCATGTCGCTTTTGAAATCCTGCTTGAGGAGATCGAGACCGTGGCCAACGCCTTCAACGACGCCGGCGCCGAGGCTTTCCGGGCTGGGGATTACGAACGAGCACGGCAAGCAATTGAGGAAGCCACCCGACTTGCCGAGTTTCGGGAAAAGGTCAAAGCCCTCCAGCGGGAATGGGCTGCTTTTTCTGCCAAAGGGATCAAGCGGGCCAAGAGGAAGGCTACCCGGCGAGCAAAAGGTAGACTGCCGAGAGGGTTGCGAACTTCCGAAGATGCCTTCCGCCGCCCCATTCTGGAGGCACTGGTGGAATTGGGCGGTTCAGCCCGCATTGGAGAGGTATTGGAAAGGGTTGAAGCCAAGATGAAACACGTGCTCAACGAATACGACTGGCAACCGCTCCCTTCGGAACCTAACTCCGTGCGCTGGAAGAATACCGCCCAGTGGTGCCGAAATACCCTTGTGCGTGAAGGCCTCATGAAGAGCGATTCACCCCATGGTATCTGGGAAATCTCTGAAGCCGGACGAAAATGGTTGAAGAATAAAAGTACAGCTGTTTGGGAAGGAGAGATAGGCTACGACTGA